The Cyanobium sp. ATX 6F1 genome segment TCCGGTGAGCTGCAGATCCTCTTCGCCGTGGATCTGTTCAACGAAGGGCTCGACATCCCCGAGATCGACACGGTGCTGTTCCTGCGGCCCACCGAGAGCGCGATCGTGTTCCTGCAGCAGCTCGGCCGCGGTCTGCGCCTCTGCCCAGGCAAGAGCTGCCTCACTGTTCTGGATTTCATCGGCCAGGCCCACCGCAACTTCCGCCACGACATCCGCTACCGCGCCCTGCTCGGCGGCAGCCGCGACCAGCTGCGCCAGCAGATCGAAACCGGCTTCCCCTTCCTCCCCGCCGGCTGCAGCCTCCAGCTCGATCGCGTCTCCACGGAGCGGGTGCTTTCCAATCTGCGCGAGTCGCTGCCCAGCCGCCGGCCCCAGCTGCTCGCCGAATGCCGCCGCCTCGGGGCCTGTTCGCTGGCGGAGCTGCTCGACGGACTCGGCATGGAGCTGGGGGAGTTCTATCGGGTGGCGGGGTGTTGGGCGTTGCTGCAGCGGGAGCTGGGGTGGGCGGTGGCGGAGGCCTCCGGGGAGCCCACGGCGGATGAAGAGCGGTTGGGGCGGGGCATCGCCGGCGGTTTGCTGCACCTCGACGACCCCGAGCGCCTGCGTTGGCTGGTGGATCAGCTGCAGCGGCCGCTGGCACCCGATCCGGCGGGGTTGGACCTGTGTGCGGAGCGCCAGTGGCGGATGCTGCTGGCCCAGCTCTGGGGCAGTGGCCGCCAGCACCTGCCGCTGGCCGAGGCGTTGGTGCGGCTCTGGGCCGCCGCCGCCATCCGCGCCGAGCTGGTGGAGCTGTTCGCGCTGCTGCTGGAGCGCACCGACCACCTGGTGGCACCGCTCGCCTGGCCGTTTCAGGGTGAAGGCGAACCAGCCCCGCCAGTGCCCCTGAAGCTCCACGGCCGTTACTCCCGCGCCGAGGTATTCGCGGCGTTCGGGTTATTGAACGAAGCCCGCCCCTTCCCCGGCCGCGAGGGTGTGTTCTTTGATGAGGCCTCCCGATGCGACGTGTTCTTCATCACCCTGAAGAAGAGTGAGCGGTTGTTCTCCCCCACCACCCGCTACAACGACTACGCCATCTCACCGCGCGAGTTCCACTGGGAGAGCCAGAGCCTCACCCGCGAAGCCTCAGCCACCGGCCAGCGCTACATCCACCACCGCGCCCGCGGCAGCCGCGTGCTGTTGTTGGTGCGGGAGGAGAACCGGCGTGGCGGCGTCACGCTGCCGTTTCTGTGCCTGGGCTTTGCCGATTATGTGAGCAACGAAGGCGAGCGGCCGATGGCGATTCGCTGGCGGCTGCACAGGGCGATTCCGGGGGCCTTCTATCCGGAGCTGGCGGTGGCGGTTTAGCGTTGGTTCATGGATCACGAAGAGCGGATCACTATCAATTCGGCGGTTCGTTTTGGCAAGCCCTGCGTCCGCGGTACCCGTCTCACGGTGGGAGATGTTCTTGGCGCGTTGGCGAGCGGCATGACGGAAGCTGAGCTTCTGGGGGATTTTCCGCAGCTCAACCACGAGGATGTGCTGGCCTGCCTGGCCTATGCCGCCGACCGTGAACGGCGCCTGGTCATCCGTTCCGCAGCGGCGTGAACCTGCGGCTGCTTGGACTTGGTGGGGCGGATGATCTGGTGATCTGGGACCATGCCCGCCGCGAGGATGTCCTGCTGGTGACCAAGGACGAGGATTTCCTTCGACTCAGTGTGAGCCGAGGATTTCCCCCCAAGGTGATCTGCCTGGGCATCGGGAATGCCGGCAATGCCGCCACCGCCGATCTGCTTCTGAACAATCTCGAGGCCATCGAAGCCTTCAAGGCCCATCCAGAGGCCGGCTTTCTTCTTCTCAGCCCCGAAGCTCAGTCTCCGTAAGGATGTGCGTAGCGCCAGTGGCGGATGCTGCTGGCCCAGCTCTGGGGCAGTGGCCGAAATCACCTGCCCTTGCCCGAAGCCCTCGCGCGGCTCTGGGTCGCCGCATCCATTCGCGCCGAGCTGGTGGAGCTGTTCGCGCTCCTGCTGGAGCGCACAAACCACCTGGTGACGCCGCTCGCCTGGCCGTTTCAGGCCGAAGGCGATCCAGCCCCGCCGGTGCCCTTGAAGCTCCACGGCCGCTACTCCCGCGCCGAAGTGTTCGCGGCGTTCGGCTTATTGAACGAGGCCCGCCCCTTCCCCGGCCGCGTAGCCGAAGGCTTCTGCGCAGCAGTTGGTGTGTTCTTCGATGAGGCCACGCGCTGCGACGTGTTCTTCATCACCCTGAAGAAGAGCGAGCGTTTGTTCTCTCCCACCACCCGCACCAACGACTACGCCATCTCACCGCGTGAGTTCCACTGGGAGAGCCAGAGCCTCACCCGCGAAGCCTCAGCCACCGGCCAGCGCAATATCCACCATCGCGAGCGCAGCAGCCGCGTGCTGTTGCTGGTGCGGGAGGAGAACCGGCGCGGCGGCGTCACGCTGCCGTTCCTGTGCCTCGGCTTTGCCGACTACGTGAGCCACGAAGGCGAACGCCCGATGGCGATTCGCTGGCGGCTGCAGCGGCCGA includes the following:
- a CDS encoding DUF3427 domain-containing protein, which encodes MLLAQLWGSGRNHLPLPEALARLWVAASIRAELVELFALLLERTNHLVTPLAWPFQAEGDPAPPVPLKLHGRYSRAEVFAAFGLLNEARPFPGRVAEGFCAAVGVFFDEATRCDVFFITLKKSERLFSPTTRTNDYAISPREFHWESQSLTREASATGQRNIHHRERSSRVLLLVREENRRGGVTLPFLCLGFADYVSHEGERPMAIRWRLQRPIPGAFYPELAVAV
- a CDS encoding DUF433 domain-containing protein gives rise to the protein MDHEERITINSAVRFGKPCVRGTRLTVGDVLGALASGMTEAELLGDFPQLNHEDVLACLAYAADRERRLVIRSAAA
- a CDS encoding DUF5615 family PIN-like protein codes for the protein MNLRLLGLGGADDLVIWDHARREDVLLVTKDEDFLRLSVSRGFPPKVICLGIGNAGNAATADLLLNNLEAIEAFKAHPEAGFLLLSPEAQSP